From a region of the Cololabis saira isolate AMF1-May2022 chromosome 8, fColSai1.1, whole genome shotgun sequence genome:
- the LOC133448378 gene encoding potassium voltage-gated channel subfamily A member 2: protein MTVATGDPSDEAAAHPGHPQDYDPEADHECCERVVINISGLRFETQLKTLSQFPETLLGDPKKRMRYFDPLRNEYFFDRNRTSFDAILYYYQSGGRLRRPVNVTLDIFSEEIRFYELGEEAIEIFREDEGFIKEEERPLPDNEFQRQVWLLFEYPESSGPARIIAIISVMVILISIVSFCLETLPIFRNDEDEMHKSHAAVFSPETNTTIISYSSTYFTDPFFILETLCIIWFSFEFLVRFFACPSKAGFFGNIMNIIDIVAIIPYFITLGTELADTPEDGQQGQQAMSLAILRVIRLVRVFRIFKLSRHSKGLQILGQTLKASMRELGLLIFFLFIGVILFSSAVYFAEADEPESQFESIPDAFWWAVVSMTTVGYGDMVPTTIGGKIVGSLCAIAGVLTIALPVPVIVSNFNYFYHRETEGEEQAQYLQATVAKADSAEDLKKSRSGSTISKSDYMEIQEAVNNSNEDFQEENLKTANCTLANTNYVNITKMLTDV from the coding sequence ATGACTGTCGCTACGGGCGACCCCTCTGACGAGGCGGCTGCACACCCAGGGCACCCGCAGGACTACGACCCCGAGGCCGACCATGAGTGTTGTGAGAGGGTGGTCATTAACATCTCAGGGCTGCGCTTTGAGACGCAACTCAAGACCCTCTCACAGTTTCCAGAGACCCTGCTGGGGGACCCCAAAAAGAGGATGCGCTACTTTGACCCCCTAAGGAACGAGTACTTTTTCGACAGGAATAGAACCAGCTTTGATgccatattgtattattatcaATCAGGAGGCCGGTTGAGAAGGCCGGTTAATGTCACCCTTGATATTTTCTCAGAAGAGATCCGCTTTTATGAGCTGGGCGAGGAGGCGATCGAGATATTCAGAGAAGATGAGGGTTTCATCAAGGAAGAGGAGAGGCCTCTTCCCGACAATGAGTTTCAGAGACAGGTGTGGCTACTGTTTGAGTACCCAGAGAGCTCAGGTCCTGCTAGGATTATTGCCATAATCTCTGTCATGGTCATCCTGATCTCTATTGTCAGCTTCTGCTTGGAGACACTCCCTATTTTCCGCAATGATGAGGACGAGATGCATAAGTCTCATGCAGCAGTCTTTTCGCCTGAGACCAACACCACAATAATTAGCTACTCATCCACCTACTTCACCGACCCCTTCTTCATCCTGGAGACTCTTTGCATTATATGGTTCTCTTTTGAGTTTCTAGTGCGCTTCTTCGCCTGCCCAAGCAAAGCAGGCTTCTTTGGTAACATAATGAACATTATTGATATTGTTGCAATCATCCCTTACTTCATCACTCTTGGCACCGAGCTGGCAGACACGCCAGAGGATGGTCAGCAAGGTCAGCAAGCCATGTCTTTAGCCATTCTCAGGGTAATTCGATTAGTACGAGTCTTCAGAATTTTCAAGCTATCTCGTCACTCCAAGGGGCTTCAGATTTTAGGTCAAACCCTAAAAGCCAGCATGAGAGAGCTTGGCctgctcattttctttcttttcataggGGTCATCCTGTTCTCCAGTGCTGTGTACTTTGCTGAAGCAGATGAGCCTGAGTCACAGTTTGAGAGCATCCCAGATGCGTTTtggtgggctgtcgtgtctatGACAACAGTCGGCTACGGAGATATGGTCCCAACTACGATCGGTGGCAAGATTGTGGGCTCCCTCTGTGCCATTGCAGGTGTACTGACCATCGCCTTGCCAGTGCCTGTCATTGTGTCCAACTTTAACTACTTCTATCACCGGGAGACTGAAGGGGAAGAGCAGGCTCAGTATTTGCAGGCCACCGTGGCCAAAGCTGATTCAGCTGAGGATCTAAAGAAGAGCCGGAGCGGCTCCACCATCAGTAAATCGGACTACATGGAGATCCAAGAGGCTGTGAACAACAGCAACGAGGACTTTCAGGAGGAGAATCTTAAGACAGCCAACTGCACACTCGCCAATACAAACTATGTAAACATCACCAAAATGCTCACAGATGTGTAA